GGAATACTGACATATTGCATTATTTTCCCTTTAATAAACACGCTGTCATTGTGAGGAATTGAAAGGTATGCACATCTAATGTGGTCCCCCTGTTTGCGATGCGTCATCTTCGTAATAAAAAGTGATTATAGAACAAACAAATGTTTCGCCAAGCAGTCGTGAGATCTAGGAGACATTCTAGTGTGTGCCGTGGAATCGATATTGATTCAGCCACTTCTTGCCGATACTAACACCGTAACTCGGTGTAAAGCACCTTAACAACTGCGATGGAAGCACGGCGAAGTCTGGTTCAGCGACAGCGCGCTATTGATCCGAATGCCTGATTAATTTAATTCCCGTTCACAGAGCTTGGTAGAAATACTATCGCTAAAAGTGTTTCCCTACATTGCAGAGGGACGAGGCGTCGATGGCACAGGGGCCTGCGAGCATAGACGTGGGCAGACACAAACATTACCAGACGAGAAGCATAAGCAGACGATCGAAAAGCGCGGACAGCCGGGCCTTCAAGCAGCAGACGGCAAGCTACCAACCGGTTGGTGCCAAAACCCAGTCCGTCGTGGACAGCTGCGACTCCGACCGTGGATTATCCAGACGGACAGGTAGCGGAGGTGGTGCTTATTCTGAAAGTTATGGTGTTAAATTAAGAAATTCCGGTAAAAATGGTGCTCCGGAAATGGGAATAAAATCAATTGAAATGGAAAATTCGTCCGTGATTCAAACCGTGGAGATATTCAAGAATCCAGGTCAAACCTTAGGATTTTATATTCGTGAGGGCAACGGGTTCGATCGCCAAGAAGGTGTGTTCATTTCTCGGATACAAGCTGGAACTGTGGCAGAAAGTAATGGATTACTACACATTGGGGACGAGATTCTATCCGTCAACAGCGTGGAGGTTAGTAGAATGTCTTTGGATGACGTCGTTATTCTCATGTCTATACCTCGGAAGCTGCTTCTTAAAATTAGGTCAAAGAAAAACTGCAATAAAAAGAACGCGTCTTGTCCTTCGCTAGCGTTAACAGAAAGCGATAACCCTCCGGTTGTTGTCCTGAAAAAGGGCCATGTTCGAGCATCGTCTGATACTCAGCTTGAAATGACTGAGAAAATACCGCATTTTCACGAAGGCGGTATGGCAGCAGACACTAATAGTGACCTGTTTGGTCGGCGCTTCCATCGACCAGAAAAGAGCAACTCTCAATATGCCAGTATTTTCATATCACCTCATAAAGCGGAAGCGAAACTCATCTCCGGTGGCGATGACAATAACAGTGATCATTCAAGCGAGGGCTCCATACCCCGGAGCATCGATTCCGGTGGAAAAGACTATTACTCCGGTCACAGGGGATACAGCGTCCCTATTGGCCCACCAGAAGATCCATACGGATATCTCGCCCCTTCCTCTCTTCCAAACTATCCCCTGCCACTGAGCGACTCAATGGAAAAGGAATACGGGCGCATCATTTCTCCACATGAGCAGAAGTATATGGCGGCCAGTCAAGGTCACACCAGGTCCCCGTCCCGTGGAAGCACGCTTTCGCAAGCCGTCCCGACCTCCCGACCACGTTACTATAGCTCCGACAGCGAACGCGGCGCATACAGCGACACCTACCAGCCGCTTTCCGACTACGGGGTCGGCTATCGGGCAGGTTACACGGACTCTGCTAGCAGGCAAAAGTATCAAGGGGCTTTCAGGGAAATGATTCATTCCAAAGCGAAATACGGCGGCAAATCGCGTCCGCGATCACCCGAGTGCTATAACTCGGATTCCGAGGTGCTGTACACAACGCCGAGTTGCGCAGTAAATACTCCGGACCCACGGGGCTTCGCTTCAGACTACGAGACGTACGCCGGTGCCATAAGCGACGATGATCCGGTGTACGCCGTGCCAAAACAGATCTCAGCCAGCAGTAGCAGCGAACTGCAGCTGCTTTTGCGAAAATTCACGACGCTCTCACAGGAGTTGCAGCAGGAGCAGAATCGCTTACAACAACAGCTGACCACTCGAGACAAACAAGGTGCTGTACTTttattggatttgttttttaacactacttctactacactactactactactactactactactactactactactactactactactactactactactattactactactactactactactactactactactactactactactactactactactactactactactattactactactactactactactactactactactacttcctctactactacctacttctaccaccaccaccaccaccaccaccaccaccaccaccaccaccaccaccaccaccaccaccaccaccaccaccaacaccaccaccaccaccaccaccaccaccaccacccaccaccaccaccaccaccacccaccaccaccaccaccaccaccaccaccaccaccaccaccaccaccaccaccaccaccaccaccaccaccaccaccaccaccaccacacaatacactacaactaccactaccactactactactactactactactactactacttcttcttcttctactactactactactactactactactactactactactactactactactactactactactactactactactactactactactactactactactaccactaccaccactactactactactaccactaccactaccactactactactactactactactaataatactactgctactactactactactacttctactactacaactactactactactactactactactactactactactactactactactactactactactactactactactactactactactactactactactactactactactactactactacttattttaAGATGTTTTACTTTA
This sequence is a window from Dreissena polymorpha isolate Duluth1 chromosome 16, UMN_Dpol_1.0, whole genome shotgun sequence. Protein-coding genes within it:
- the LOC127861710 gene encoding rho GTPase-activating protein SYDE2-like, whose protein sequence is MNKRDEASMAQGPASIDVGRHKHYQTRSISRRSKSADSRAFKQQTASYQPVGAKTQSVVDSCDSDRGLSRRTGSGGGAYSESYGVKLRNSGKNGAPEMGIKSIEMENSSVIQTVEIFKNPGQTLGFYIREGNGFDRQEGVFISRIQAGTVAESNGLLHIGDEILSVNSVEVSRMSLDDVVILMSIPRKLLLKIRSKKNCNKKNASCPSLALTESDNPPVVVLKKGHVRASSDTQLEMTEKIPHFHEGGMAADTNSDLFGRRFHRPEKSNSQYASIFISPHKAEAKLISGGDDNNSDHSSEGSIPRSIDSGGKDYYSGHRGYSVPIGPPEDPYGYLAPSSLPNYPLPLSDSMEKEYGRIISPHEQKYMAASQGHTRSPSRGSTLSQAVPTSRPRYYSSDSERGAYSDTYQPLSDYGVGYRAGYTDSASRQKYQGAFREMIHSKAKYGGKSRPRSPECYNSDSEVLYTTPSCAVNTPDPRGFASDYETYAGAISDDDPVYAVPKQISASSSSELQLLLRKFTTLSQELQQEQNRLQQQLTTRDKQVTSSTNSVYSAAGSNSFLTKSLSPVPLRKVTSATQTPKQQQQRVEKLFRKQSADSLTSYKTYQLDEPCNSIDPIAQEPKYSRPVMYTSSKGIVKGVQTVTTSSSSISNLDPSMSFDTNGRAITRTSASRFRDLQLAKRPLQISYGDFDCYKIDLKKRNEFSRSNGLDGVLCVHVLCGQGLKCTKMTLRDLYCVISVDSLNKARTMVRTGAVNFDWDEAFDIDLENAKDVSFLIYNWDPNYKHRLCFHGSIFLPGFTDPNRKKHVALKMEPKGLLYVTLLYREPKEILQRLPNVKHEGCFGVDLDTVIKRENINMHVPLLVVKSVAEIERRGLDVVGIYRLCGSSRRKSQLREAFEKNSAQVDLSPENVSDIHVVTGVLKDYLRELPEPLVTNALYQMMLDALSVRLPGDPDGSAKLMLSILECLPKSNQDTMSLMLNHLHKIAAKSERNKMGLDQLATCLGPVLLCPSSVGAASDTMEFRKHIDVLKYLLEVWGEKLSTEGSKPSSSATSPRSDNSIIHMKPNNTTA